CGGCGCCGACGAGCAGGCCGCCAGAGGCGGGTCGGATCCACGGCGGAATCCGCGTCTTCTCGAAGAGGTCCTCCGCGATGTAGATGCTTCGCGAGAACAGGAACGCCACCACGCCGGCGATGACTCCCAGGACCAGATACAGGCCGAACTCCCAGTGCGAGACCATCGTGAACACCGGGACGGTGAATTCGATGATATTGCCGTGGAAGTGTCGCGTCACCGCCGTAGCAGCCACCGCCGAAACCAGAATGGGAGTGAACGCGGTGAGGCCGAAATCGACGACGATCAGCTCCAGCGCGAAGAGCGTCCCGGCCATGGGGGCGTTGAACGTGGCGGCAATGCCGGCCGATACGCCGCAACCGACGAGCGTTTTGAGCTGGATGGGCGAAAGCCGAAGCACCTGTCCGGCGGTCGAGGCGATGGCCGCCCCGATCTGCACGATCGGCCCTTCCCGACCGACCGACCCGCCGCTGGCGATGCTGATCGCCGAGGCAAGCGACTTGACGATCACCACAATCGGACGAATGATGCTGTTGCGGGTGATGACCGCAATCATGACCTCCGGGACGCCGGGGCCGCGGGCCTCGCGCGCCAGAAAGTAAATCAGCGGACCGACGATCGCACCGCCGACCGCCGGCAGCAACAGCCGGCGATACCAGGCCATGGCGCCCAGCGTCTCCACCGCCATGTCGGTCGTCGCCCAGAACAGCGACTGGAAGAGGTGGATCAGGTTCTTGAAAAACAGCGCCCCGAACCCACCGAGGATGCCCACCACAACGGCCAGCAGAAGCATCTCGGTGGCGGGCGTCAGTCTCAGACGCCGCAGGACCCACTGTCGTCGATTCCAGATTCTTGGCATAGCGATCCGCTCGTGCGGTGGACGTTCCTCGTCAGGGTCGGGCCGACATGCGGTTCGAACGGGGGTTGAACGACCGGCCCGGCCGGTCGTTGGGACGGTCGGACGAGGCGAAGGACTCGAAGCGTCCGAAGATCATCTTGCCCGCCGAGGTCTGCAACGAGCTGGTCACGCTGATCTGCACGTCCCTTCCGATCTTGTTGCGCCCGCCCTCGACGACGATCATCGTGCCGTCGTCGAGATAGCCGATGCCCTGGTCGGCTTCCTCGCCCGGCTTGACGATCTTGACCTGCATGGTCTCGCCCGGCAGGGCCACGACCTTGAGCAGATTGGCCAGATCGTTGATGTTGACCACATCGACGCTGCGCACCTGGGCGACCTTCGTCAGATTGTAGTCGGTGGTGACCAGCCGGCCGTTGTGGGCCTTGGCGAAGACCATCAGCTTCTGATCGACGCCCTTGGCCTCCTCGGTCTCGGCGACGGCGGTCTCGTCGATCTCGACCTCGATGACCTGGCTGGACTGCATCTTCTTGAGCACGTCCAGGCCCCGCCGGCCGCGGTTGCGCTTGAGCTTGTCCGATGAATCGGCGATGAGCTGCAGCTCGTTGAGCACGAATCGCGGCACGACGATCGGGGCGTCGAACAGACGGCTCTCGGACAGATCGTAGATGCGCCCGTCGACGATGGCCGACGTATCGAGGATCAGCGGGCGGGCGCCCTTGGTCTGTTTGGCGAAGGCCACGTAGGGGATGACGAAGCGGAAATCGTCTTTGGTGCGCATCACGATGCTGATGGTGAAATAGCAGATGCCGATACCCAGCATCCATTTGATCGCGACCCGGGCCGGCTCGACCATCGGGATGCGATACGACTCGCCGATCATGTCCACGGCACTGGCCAGGGCGCCGCTGATGAGCATCCCGACCAGGAGTCCGAAAAACACGCCGGCCAGCGCACTGAGCTTGCGCTTCGGGGTCAGCACGTCCAACAACAGGAAGAAGATCGCCAGGCCGACGCCGCTGATCACCACGGCCCACCAGCTTGCCGAATTGTCGGCCTTGCTCAGCTCCGAGGAGCTGGCGT
This genomic window from Anaerobaca lacustris contains:
- a CDS encoding PIN/TRAM domain-containing protein, with product MLLWLFRGMFIIIVVSVLMVNASSSELSKADNSASWWAVVISGVGLAIFFLLLDVLTPKRKLSALAGVFFGLLVGMLISGALASAVDMIGESYRIPMVEPARVAIKWMLGIGICYFTISIVMRTKDDFRFVIPYVAFAKQTKGARPLILDTSAIVDGRIYDLSESRLFDAPIVVPRFVLNELQLIADSSDKLKRNRGRRGLDVLKKMQSSQVIEVEIDETAVAETEEAKGVDQKLMVFAKAHNGRLVTTDYNLTKVAQVRSVDVVNINDLANLLKVVALPGETMQVKIVKPGEEADQGIGYLDDGTMIVVEGGRNKIGRDVQISVTSSLQTSAGKMIFGRFESFASSDRPNDRPGRSFNPRSNRMSARP